TGAATACCATCCAATGTAAGGATGGCATGTGGGGCCTGAGGCCACATGTTAGTGTCAATCCTGGACGCTATTCTCTTGCGTGATCGAGCAATATTGCCCTTTAAAGTAAGCTTCTGGTACCAGGATGAACACAAATCCGGTTTGTTGTTTCCTTGTCACGTACACTTCTGTTTCTCCATCCAATGGGTTGATGGCACGGCACAGAGTTTAACAAATTACGTAGATTTCTGCTGCTAAACACCAATTTTCTTCTCCAGCTCAAACATGGTGATTCAGTTGCGTATTTACTACTTTCATGAATGCTTAGGCTAGCTGTAGTGGCGTTTGCCAAGTTGCTGCCCCAAGGCAAAGCGGATGCAGAAACGCCTCAGTTTTGCACAGTCCGCGCCCTGTACAGAAGTCATCAAGTCAAGTCTCTTACCGGCTGGGGGCATAATTTGCTGCTGGGAGCGAGGTGCTGTTGGCCTGAGCTGCAAGAGCTGGAGAACGATGGACAACATATGGTAACCAGTTCATGTCAGTCACAGTTCAGGGGAAAGCCAAACGTTTCACGTTATGTGATGTATCGGCGGACGTGTGTCACAGTTGACCACGATGCTATTTTTAAATCAATGAATATAAAATGTGTTGATCCGATCGGCCGATCGCTTGTCATCCTGAAAGTTGAAGCTTCACAGTTCTGAAATTCTGTCTCACTGAGCTTTCCTCTGCCATTTTGTAGTGTTCCGATGTTGTCAGCGAGCATTTTGAGTTTGTTGAGTTTCTTTCTGGAAAGGAGGTGGAATTATCGGGTTGGAATGATCTGGCCAGCGGTGTGTACCGGCTGCCGGCTGTAGGCTCCCAACGGGCACGTGGGAGCCGGTGGCGCGGCCGCCACAGGCTATCGTTCGCCGCCCACTTCCAACTCCGCCTACCGTGTCCAATGTCCCCAGACTAAACCGACCCGGTGTCGCGCCGGCACGCGTCCCCGGTCGCCGGCGGCGTCACGCATCCCCAAAAACAGAACCGCCGCACCGGTCAAACACTGACGTCGCACCAACACATCTCGTCCGGGCCGGTGCAGCTGCCCACGGGTCCTTCCGGGCAGCTTCCCGCGTCATCTCGGCCGTTCGTTTGCGTACCGACGGCCCGGGATCGCCCTTGCCGGATTTCCTCGCTGCCGCCTGCCCACCGCAGCGCATTATTGCCAGCCTTGCCGCACGCGGATAAATCAAACTCGCCGCGCCGGAAAGCGACCGCAGAGCCGGCCCGTCTCCTCTCCTCCTCGATATATGACCACCAGCACTGTGTTTCCCACGCCTAACCACTCCGACGCGTGACAGCCGCCGGCGCCGATCTGACCAGCCTCCCTCCGCCTGCCTCGCACGCGCGCCGGggaaagggaaagggaaagggaGAGAGGATCAGAGGAAGATGTGCTGCTGTTGCGGCGGCGGCGACCGCGACCACGACCACGGCTGCCGGCCGCTCGGGTTCCTGCTCGGCCTGCCCTTCGCGCTCCTCGCCGTCCTCGTCTCCATCGTCGGCGCCATCATCTGGATCATCGGGTacgtttcctcctcctcctcctcgttctgcGAATTTGCCACCACCAACCTGGCTGTTGGTCTGACGTGATCCGCTGGTGCGAGCAGGCTGCCCATCTCGTGCATCTGCCCGTGCTGCCTGTGCGTGACGCTGCtgctggaggcggcggtggagctcgTCAAGGCGCCGCTGCACGTCATGACGTGGTTCACCTCCAAGATACCCTGCTGATTCCGCGGTGACCAGGGGCCGCTCGCTCGCCCCCTCGCTCATGGCTTAGTCGTCGCTGCACATGCCCGCAGAttcttgttgttttttcccacctggAAACATATATGTTCGCGGATTGATTGGTGTATATTCGTACCGTGGCTGATGATTCCTGCTCGTTTCCCCCTCTGGTTCGATCGTTTCTGTGATCCCTTCCGGATGTTTGGTGATTGTGACTTTACTTTTCGCGACTGTTAGCGACTGCATGTAGTTCTGTTTCCGTCAGTTTCTTCGGCTGTTGGTTATTCACTTATTTGTCAGCGATTGCTATGGACGATGTCTACCGTGTGCTCTTGTTGATTAGGCTTGTATACAATGCAAGTCTGTTAGGgaagatgcttagaaaaataaatcagTATTTCTTTAAGCACGGGTGCTTATTGTAGACGCTTAATcaagcgtctctcctatgaaaataGACCATGGTGTTTCAGAAAAATTCAGTTTATTTTTCTAAACACCTTCTTAAACACTTAGCATTGTACAAGATCTTAGGGCAACTCCACCGCCGACCTGCAAATCTCCTCAATCCGTGGATACGGATTGGGAGGCGGCCATCCAACGTTGTCTGCATGCATTTAAAGCCGGGTTTCAATTTAGCGGGTGAAATTCATGCAAACCAGCTAATATTCATCAATGTTGAGAAAGAAAATAGCACTATCATCCATACATAGCATGCAAATAAGTTTGACGTTCAACAAGTTCTTCGGCAGATCTTGTTGTCCCATACATACTGTCCCTTTAGCTTCATCCAATTTTTCGGCGGATCTTGTTGTCCCACACATACTGTCCCTTTAACTTCATCCAACGGTATGTGCACATAAATGGACGTTCCTCTGTCATGTGGTACATCATGGCAGCACGTACGGACGGGCTACACAATGTGTAGagcaacattgagtgaatgaatgattcaatcaatcaacaagttgaggaagaagaagcaaaactTATGATCTGCTCCTCTGCCGCGtgcaatggccaccttgcctctaccagtggcggagccaggacagAGGCACGCCCCAGGCCACCTTCGGAGCTACAATATCTACAGTGATCAATAGTAGTAGGTATTTTATGAACAGTCAACTAAGGAATTGGCAGCTACACCCCAGGCCAAGGCCCCTGTTGCCTGTTGCTGGCTCCACCACTGCCTCTAGCTGAACAACTACGTGACAAAACTTGGTAACGATGTTGGTGCTGGAGCAGAGGGTGGACAGAGTTCTCGTAAAAGGCAAGCGGGCGCGTCGGTGCTGGTTGCAAACGTCCGGGAATGCCAGTGTGGCGGCCAAAGAGGTACAATTgccgaggtggaggtggaggttgcAGATGCAAAACAAGGGGGAGAACTGACAAAGTGGAAGAAAATGAGAGCGGGAAGGCGGATTCAGTGGGCCTGGGGTGTCAGAGTCCAACGTTGGTGCTGCCGGACTCGCGCACCCCCCACTTTGTCTCCACTTTATGGGAGAAGCTGATGCACTAACGCACCCTCACAATGTTGTCATGGATGATGTGCATGTCATAAGGCACAACGTGATTTCGTGCGTGAAACGATTCATGCACTTGTTGGTAGAATGTCACTCCTCTGCTCCTGCTTACGAAATCCGTGGAAACGGCCAACCGCAAATCGCACAACAACTCATCATCCATGGTCAAGTACCCCGCCATCCTTCTTACTCTAAAAAATGACATGGCATCCGATTAGTCATGGATAAGGCATGGGTACAATTATGCGCCCATGGGTACACCCAAATCCAACGAAATGATCATATAGGTGGTTAATATGAATCATAAACCTATGCTACCGAGTCTTTGCATATAAGTTCTAAAGAACTTGACATCTATGTCATAGGCCGCCTCCATTTTATGCTCACACCCCCAACAATACCCCGCCCCCATCCTCCTCACAATCATCATTTCAACAACCATATAAACCTCTCAGAGGCACCAATATACCCATCATTGATGTATATATTAATATGCCCGATGGGTACCCATAGGGTATGGGCATGGGCATGGGCATGGATTTATGCccgatgggtagggtatgggtattaTTTTGCCGCGGGTGGtatttttatggaaatcacattaggagaagatactaaactcctagataatattatggcaaattactctcaatggcataccgaaagatcttctactagtaaaaaagtgcatgctattaaAGAAATAAGtactttgagtgaaaagatggatgaacttatgaaattgatagctagcaagagtgctcctattgatactaatgatatgcctttgtctactttgattaataataataatgaatctatggatgtgaattttgttggtaggatcaattttggtaataacgcgtatagaggaaattataatcctaggccgtttcctagtaattctctaataattatgacaattcctacaacaattcttaattATAATAAGATatctcttgagaataatattaaagattttattaactcccaaaagattttcaatgctgtggtagaagaaaaattgctcaagattg
The Triticum dicoccoides isolate Atlit2015 ecotype Zavitan chromosome 3A, WEW_v2.0, whole genome shotgun sequence genome window above contains:
- the LOC119267551 gene encoding signaling peptide TAXIMIN 1-like, with the protein product MCCCCGGGDRDHDHGCRPLGFLLGLPFALLAVLVSIVGAIIWIIGLPISCICPCCLCVTLLLEAAVELVKAPLHVMTWFTSKIPC